From one Phocaeicola salanitronis DSM 18170 genomic stretch:
- a CDS encoding DUF6261 family protein has product MKEIIYTFAKSRARNAQHLQFVADVMAAVPETAATEQGFATQRTAFVEAATAEVDCFRPDKGYLNTPDIEEADRKRDNIFLFYKQIAQAYADYCPDEEQQQAGRTVAFAFHEAGKATELDYASETAVLADLAGKLTDVTYAQPLEVIGIGNAATEILEANDAFNAIYLERSAQERDRALGTTMKELRPVSDAAFEELAKAINALYAVNELVTKDEAKRTALEKVIDDVNAVVVRFRKTISRASAAEDEPEPAE; this is encoded by the coding sequence ATGAAAGAAATTATCTACACATTTGCAAAATCGAGAGCACGCAACGCACAACACCTGCAGTTCGTTGCCGATGTAATGGCAGCCGTACCCGAAACAGCCGCTACCGAACAAGGGTTCGCCACGCAGCGCACGGCGTTCGTCGAAGCAGCAACCGCCGAAGTGGACTGCTTCCGCCCCGACAAGGGCTACCTGAACACCCCCGACATAGAGGAAGCCGACCGGAAGCGCGACAACATTTTCCTTTTCTATAAGCAGATAGCGCAGGCATACGCCGACTATTGCCCCGACGAGGAGCAGCAACAGGCTGGACGGACGGTAGCCTTCGCCTTCCACGAGGCAGGGAAAGCCACCGAACTCGACTACGCCAGCGAGACCGCCGTCCTTGCCGACCTTGCCGGGAAGCTGACGGACGTGACCTACGCCCAGCCGCTCGAAGTAATCGGGATAGGCAACGCCGCCACCGAGATTTTGGAGGCGAACGATGCCTTCAACGCCATCTACCTGGAGCGCAGCGCCCAGGAACGCGACCGTGCCTTGGGCACCACGATGAAGGAGCTGCGCCCCGTGAGCGACGCCGCGTTCGAGGAACTGGCGAAGGCGATAAACGCCCTCTACGCCGTCAACGAGCTGGTGACGAAGGACGAGGCGAAGCGCACCGCGCTGGAAAAGGTCATCGACGACGTGAATGCCGTAGTGGTGCGCTTCCGCAAGACCATCAGCCGGGCATCGGCAGCGGAAGACGAGCCGGAGCCTGCGGAGTGA
- a CDS encoding collagen-like triple helix repeat-containing protein encodes MKMKHYVSVAVLALAFAACSDDYDDSALWDAVNGNTQRIEALEAWQDEVNGNIAALQQLLNTTDYITSVTPLTENGEEVGYVIEFHNSDPITIRHGAKGDKGDKGDKGEQGEQGPQGEPGKDGEDGADGSDGEDGSTPVIGLTQRKDGNWYWTLNGELMTDPEGNPVRANGEDGDAGTSAPTPQILLGANLPSDGKVMTDSGKAQADAWYLSVNDGAEWYRISGDKGADGNDGSAGADGDDGVLKVETSTDGNSVTLTFDDGSILTLPTWKWAQGIEKKIEDLNSQLEAYGNLMEGKSFITSVTAVEGGQQITYVTVDENGTETSHSFTITNGKDGDDGATPTVKIGNNGNWIINGTDTGVSAKGQNGTDGKTPTFKIENGNLYYQFEGDDDWKDLGNVTGPKGDKGDTGEQGPEGEDGEDGKNGDSFFKDAVYNEGDAFATFTLAGGTVFKVPIYQGTIKIGEGTGTLTLEDTETTVYITLPTGTEADDYTALVAQITPEGTDGTYTDIDSRATGVRGWSVTADLETKTVKITSSGGNALLRVTLIRTDGSELTASRVVHSQKYIVYTAEGLLAWAEAARKDLSTSCTLAANLDLTDTEWTPIGDYDNPYTGTFDGAGHTLTGLTINQSEANYIGLFGAIGEGGTVKNLKLTSVAIKGYNWVGAVAGSNSGIIENCSAAGKITGSSEGVGGIAGVNDGIITNCSAASSVTGSMYVGGITGYQFNGTTTGCSATAEITGSGEWVGGIIGYQIDGTTADCHSSATVKGRYKVGGVIGQIETENKKSRSHCLFVYGRRNQYI; translated from the coding sequence ATGAAAATGAAACATTACGTATCGGTTGCGGTGCTTGCGCTGGCATTCGCCGCATGCAGCGACGACTACGACGACTCGGCGCTGTGGGATGCCGTAAACGGCAACACCCAGCGCATCGAGGCGCTCGAAGCGTGGCAGGACGAAGTGAACGGCAACATCGCCGCCCTGCAGCAGCTGCTGAACACAACAGACTACATCACCTCCGTCACGCCCCTGACGGAGAACGGCGAGGAGGTGGGCTACGTCATCGAATTCCACAACTCCGACCCCATCACCATCCGCCACGGAGCGAAGGGCGACAAGGGTGACAAGGGAGATAAAGGAGAGCAGGGCGAACAAGGCCCGCAAGGCGAGCCGGGTAAGGACGGCGAGGACGGCGCTGACGGAAGCGACGGCGAGGACGGAAGCACGCCCGTAATCGGCTTGACGCAGCGGAAGGACGGCAATTGGTACTGGACGCTGAACGGCGAACTGATGACTGACCCCGAAGGCAACCCTGTCCGTGCCAACGGCGAAGACGGCGATGCAGGCACTTCCGCACCCACGCCGCAAATCTTGCTGGGAGCCAATCTGCCGAGTGACGGCAAGGTAATGACCGATAGCGGAAAGGCGCAAGCCGACGCCTGGTACCTCAGCGTAAACGATGGCGCAGAGTGGTACCGCATCAGCGGAGACAAAGGGGCGGACGGCAATGACGGAAGTGCCGGTGCCGACGGCGACGACGGCGTGTTAAAGGTAGAAACCAGCACAGACGGCAACAGCGTCACCCTTACGTTCGACGACGGCAGCATCCTCACCCTCCCCACGTGGAAATGGGCGCAAGGCATCGAGAAAAAGATTGAAGACCTAAACAGCCAGCTCGAAGCCTACGGCAATTTGATGGAAGGCAAAAGCTTCATCACCTCGGTAACGGCTGTGGAAGGCGGACAGCAGATTACCTACGTCACTGTCGACGAGAACGGAACGGAAACCAGTCATAGCTTTACCATCACCAACGGCAAGGACGGCGACGATGGCGCAACGCCCACAGTGAAAATTGGCAATAACGGCAACTGGATAATCAACGGCACGGACACCGGCGTTTCTGCCAAAGGGCAAAACGGCACAGACGGCAAGACTCCGACCTTTAAAATAGAAAACGGGAATCTGTACTACCAATTCGAAGGCGATGATGATTGGAAAGACTTAGGCAATGTCACCGGTCCGAAAGGCGACAAAGGAGATACCGGCGAACAAGGTCCGGAAGGCGAAGACGGTGAAGATGGCAAAAATGGCGATTCGTTCTTCAAAGATGCCGTCTATAATGAAGGCGATGCCTTTGCCACTTTCACGTTAGCGGGCGGTACGGTCTTCAAAGTCCCCATCTACCAAGGCACTATAAAGATTGGCGAAGGAACTGGCACGCTCACCCTTGAGGATACGGAAACCACCGTCTATATCACTCTGCCCACCGGAACTGAGGCAGACGACTACACCGCCCTCGTGGCACAAATCACGCCCGAAGGAACGGACGGAACCTATACCGACATCGACAGCCGTGCCACCGGTGTGAGAGGCTGGAGCGTAACGGCGGATTTGGAAACAAAGACAGTTAAGATTACATCAAGCGGAGGCAACGCCCTGCTGCGCGTCACCCTTATCCGCACAGACGGAAGCGAACTGACCGCTTCGCGCGTGGTACATTCACAAAAATATATTGTCTACACAGCCGAAGGCTTGCTGGCATGGGCGGAAGCCGCGCGAAAAGATTTAAGCACCAGCTGCACCCTCGCTGCCAACCTCGACCTTACAGATACAGAGTGGACACCGATAGGAGACTATGACAACCCTTACACCGGCACCTTCGACGGCGCAGGGCATACCCTCACGGGGCTGACCATCAACCAGTCAGAAGCAAATTACATCGGGCTGTTCGGCGCTATCGGTGAAGGCGGCACGGTAAAGAACCTGAAGCTGACGAGTGTAGCAATAAAAGGTTACAATTGGGTGGGTGCCGTAGCGGGCTCAAACTCTGGCATCATCGAAAACTGCTCAGCTGCGGGCAAAATAACAGGTTCTAGTGAAGGAGTCGGCGGCATAGCGGGAGTCAATGACGGTATCATCACCAACTGCTCAGCGGCAAGTAGCGTGACAGGCAGCATGTATGTCGGTGGCATAACAGGCTATCAGTTTAACGGAACTACCACCGGCTGCTCTGCAACGGCCGAAATAACAGGTTCCGGTGAATGGGTCGGCGGCATAATAGGCTATCAGATTGACGGAACTACTGCTGACTGCCATTCTTCAGCCACAGTAAAAGGTAGATACAAAGTCGGCGGCGTAATAGGACAGATAGAAACAGAGAATAAAAAAAGCCGTTCTCATTGCCTGTTCGTCTACGGGAGACGTAACCAGTACATCTAA
- a CDS encoding DUF3127 domain-containing protein, with product MELAGKVIAVLNPKSGTSRNGNEWTVQEYVIETHDQYPRRMCFDVFGADKIQQFNIQLGEELNVSFDIDAREWQGRWFNSIRAWKVDRVSADQSVAPQPAPFPPVNAAPAAPVDFSGQDEKDDLPF from the coding sequence ATGGAATTAGCAGGAAAAGTGATTGCCGTACTTAATCCGAAAAGCGGTACATCAAGAAATGGAAATGAATGGACGGTGCAAGAGTATGTAATCGAAACGCATGACCAATATCCGCGCCGGATGTGTTTTGACGTGTTTGGGGCGGACAAGATACAGCAGTTTAATATCCAATTGGGTGAAGAACTGAATGTTTCGTTCGACATTGACGCGCGCGAATGGCAGGGACGTTGGTTTAACAGTATCCGTGCCTGGAAGGTAGACCGGGTTAGCGCAGACCAGTCTGTCGCGCCTCAACCGGCTCCTTTCCCGCCAGTGAATGCGGCACCGGCCGCTCCGGTAGATTTTTCGGGACAAGACGAAAAAGATGACCTCCCTTTTTAA
- the dnaN gene encoding DNA polymerase III subunit beta: MKFIVSSTNLFNHLQAISRVINSKNSLPILDCFLLELHDGTLSMTSSDNETTLSTSIEVNEFDGDGRFAVSSRTLLEALKEIPEQPLAFQVNLDTLEITVQYQNGQYNLMGQNANEYPQPQDLGANAVRLTMPAEILMSGVNRCIFATADDELRPVMNGIYFDITPEDITLVASDGHKLVRNKTYAAHGTEKAAFILPKKPANLLKNLLPKEQGDVQIGFDDRNAMFTLENYQMICRLIEGRYPNYNSVIPQNNPHKAILDRASLISALRRVSVFSSQASSLIKLNLSDNQIKISAQDIDFSTSAEETVICQYDGNPMSIGFKSSFLIDILNNIPAANVTIELADPSRAGVIVPEEQEENEDLLMLLMPMMLND; encoded by the coding sequence ATGAAATTTATCGTTTCAAGCACAAACCTGTTCAACCATTTACAAGCAATCAGCCGTGTAATCAATTCGAAGAACTCTCTGCCTATTCTGGATTGTTTTCTGCTCGAATTGCATGACGGCACCCTCTCTATGACCTCTTCGGACAATGAGACCACCCTGTCTACCTCTATCGAAGTAAACGAATTTGACGGAGACGGACGTTTTGCCGTTTCGTCCCGTACCCTATTGGAAGCGCTAAAAGAAATCCCGGAACAGCCTTTGGCTTTCCAGGTCAATTTAGATACCTTGGAGATTACCGTACAATACCAAAACGGACAATATAACCTGATGGGGCAAAATGCCAATGAATATCCCCAGCCGCAAGACTTAGGAGCCAATGCCGTACGGCTGACCATGCCTGCCGAGATACTGATGAGCGGAGTAAACCGATGCATCTTCGCCACCGCCGATGACGAGCTTCGCCCTGTAATGAACGGCATCTATTTCGACATTACGCCCGAAGACATCACCTTGGTCGCATCAGACGGGCATAAGCTGGTACGCAACAAAACCTATGCCGCACACGGCACAGAGAAAGCGGCCTTTATCTTGCCCAAGAAGCCTGCCAATCTATTGAAGAACTTGCTTCCGAAAGAACAGGGAGACGTCCAAATCGGCTTTGACGACCGCAACGCCATGTTTACGTTGGAAAATTACCAGATGATATGCCGGCTGATAGAGGGTCGTTATCCGAACTACAATTCGGTGATTCCGCAAAACAACCCGCATAAAGCCATACTGGACCGCGCTTCGCTTATCAGTGCCTTGCGCCGTGTTTCCGTATTCTCTTCCCAGGCAAGCAGCCTGATCAAACTAAACCTGTCGGACAATCAAATCAAGATATCCGCACAAGACATCGATTTCTCCACATCGGCGGAAGAAACCGTTATTTGCCAGTACGACGGAAATCCGATGAGCATCGGATTCAAATCATCGTTCTTAATCGATATTCTGAACAATATCCCCGCCGCTAATGTCACCATCGAACTGGCAGACCCGTCGCGTGCAGGGGTAATCGTTCCGGAAGAGCAAGAAGAGAATGAAGACTTATTGATGCTGTTAATGCCCATGATGCTGAACGACTGA
- a CDS encoding 3'-5' exonuclease, whose amino-acid sequence MKLNLKNPLVFFDLETTGTNINTDRIVEICYLKIYPNGNEESKTMRINPEMHIPETSTAIHGIHDEDVADCPTFKQIAKELAKSIEGADIAGFNSNRFDVPVLVEEFLRAGIDIDLSKRKFIDVQVIYHKLEQRTLSAAYKFYCGKNLEDAHTAEADTRATYEVLKAQLDRYPDTLQNDVAFLSEYSTYSKNVDFAGRIVYDDNGVEVFNFGKYKGMPVAEVLKRDQGYFGWIMNGDFTLNTKNVLTKIRLRESGLVK is encoded by the coding sequence ATGAAACTGAATCTGAAGAATCCTCTGGTTTTCTTTGACTTGGAAACCACAGGAACGAATATCAATACCGACCGCATTGTAGAAATATGCTACCTGAAAATCTATCCGAACGGAAACGAAGAGAGCAAGACCATGCGGATTAATCCGGAGATGCACATACCGGAAACATCTACCGCCATTCACGGCATCCATGACGAAGACGTGGCAGACTGCCCTACCTTCAAGCAAATTGCCAAGGAACTGGCAAAATCCATCGAAGGAGCAGACATCGCCGGCTTCAACTCCAACCGCTTCGACGTACCGGTGTTGGTAGAAGAATTCCTGCGTGCGGGCATAGACATCGACCTGAGCAAACGTAAATTTATCGACGTGCAGGTGATTTACCACAAACTGGAACAACGCACGCTATCGGCAGCTTATAAATTCTATTGCGGGAAAAACCTGGAAGACGCACATACCGCCGAAGCCGATACACGTGCCACGTATGAAGTATTGAAAGCCCAACTCGACCGTTACCCGGACACCTTGCAAAACGATGTGGCTTTCTTGTCTGAATATTCCACGTATAGCAAAAACGTGGACTTTGCCGGACGGATTGTTTACGATGACAACGGGGTGGAAGTCTTCAACTTCGGGAAATATAAGGGAATGCCCGTAGCAGAGGTCTTGAAACGCGACCAGGGCTATTTCGGCTGGATTATGAACGGTGATTTCACATTGAACACGAAAAACGTATTGACAAAAATCAGGTTACGCGAGAGCGGATTGGTAAAATAA